The DNA region AAATCCCGAAGACTTTTGTTCTACTTGAACCAGTGCATCTGCCTTATAAATAGGTGTCGCGAGAAGTGCATACCCAATACCTACAATAGCAAAGACAAAAGTGGTAAATAGGATTATCCACTTTCCATCCAGCAATAACCCTAATAATTTACCTAAATCGATAACATCAGGTTGTGCTGTCTGTTGTGGACGTTTTGAACGAGTTTCTTGAGTCATAGAGTTGTTTGTTCCGGATGAAATGTGGCCAAAGGTAGTTATCCCTTTGGCCTAAATTTTGAGTTCGTGCAACCTTGATTGATTGTAAGGCTCTGATTTGGAGTGGCTAAATCTCTAAAGAGATCCATTTAACTATTTTAACTTCTTCACCCACGCTTCTGCGGATTTCTCTACTAAAGTATAAATATGCTCAAATGCTTCCATACTTTGTTTATATGGATCAGGGATCTCTTTATTTAGCCAGTGGCCATAAAGCATAGTTTTTCCTCTAGCTGAGGGATCTATTTTAGTAATCTCTGATATGTGCTTCTTTTCCATCACTAAAATCAAGTCACTGTCGGTAATCATTTCAGAGGTAATTTGCCTTGCTTTATGTTTCGACAAGGAATAACCATGAACTTTGCACGCATGTTCACTTTTTGGATCGGCTGGTTTGTCCGCTAATGCACCAAGGCCTGCAGATGTAATCTTCTTATCAGGCAAAGCTTGCTTTAACAGTTCTTCACCAATCGGTGAACGACAAATATTACCAATACAAACCACTAAAATATTATCAAACATTCATTTCGTCCCTTACGTAAATGTAATATTACCAGTTGTGAATTCTAGCCGCGACTTCTGTTGCATCATTTAAACCACCAATGGTTGGTAATAACTGGCGCACAACACGATTATATTGCTCAATAGGTGCAGCAGTTACATAAATAACGTCGTAAGGTTCAAGTTCAAACTCAGTGCCAGTAACTAATGCTGTTGCATCACTAATGTCTAACTGATACACATTAGCGACAATTCTTTCTGGTCTAGTCTGCTTACCTTGCTTAGTAGGTTCGGTTCTTGATGTAGTTTTTTGTTGTTTCTCTTTTTCAGTTAGTGATTGCTCACGAACTTGAGCTAGATATTTTTCGTGTGATTTGTCACGTTTAC from Vibrio rarus includes:
- a CDS encoding arsenate reductase/protein-tyrosine-phosphatase family protein, with protein sequence MFDNILVVCIGNICRSPIGEELLKQALPDKKITSAGLGALADKPADPKSEHACKVHGYSLSKHKARQITSEMITDSDLILVMEKKHISEITKIDPSARGKTMLYGHWLNKEIPDPYKQSMEAFEHIYTLVEKSAEAWVKKLK